One Robbsia sp. KACC 23696 DNA segment encodes these proteins:
- a CDS encoding DNA translocase FtsK 4TM domain-containing protein, with protein sequence MAKTTFTPGAPALPHRMSRLFIEIRWLIQVAVSIFLLLSLISYDRRDPAWTHAAHVDHIANWGGRVGAWTADMLLLLFGVSAYWLLLYVARRVAKNYRRISGHPLMSSAPVADDSAAHSHGRIGPIAEVLSFALVVLSSVGLEAMRMWSLSIPLPRAPGGVLGDVVAHAVQGALGFTGGTMVLLLMLAIGLSLFFQFSWLSVCERVGGAIISGVTLARLRHEAGRDRKAGEAAATRREDKVVRSRAKVEDHEPIQIVPPAPAPRSERAEREKQVPLFTDLPGDGTLPALALLDAPGAAQETVSDDTLEYTSRLIEKKLKDFGIEAAVMAAYPGPVVTRYEIEPATGVKGSQIVNLAKDLARSLSLTSIRVVETIPGKNFMALELPNPRRQTVRLSEILGSDVYNAAGSMLTMGLGKDIGGKPVVADLGKMPHLLVAGTTGSGKSVGINAMILSLLYKASAEQVRMILIDPKMLEMSIYEGIPHLLCPVVTDMSQAGHALNWTVAEMERRYKLMSKLSVRNLAGYNNKIDEADKKGEKIGNPFSLTPDAPEPLSKLPSIVVVIDELADLMMVVGKKVEELIARIAQKARAAGIHLILATQRPSVDVITGLIKANVPTRIAFQVSSKIDSRTILDQQGADTLLGMGDMLYLPPGSGLPVRVHGAFVSDEEVHRVVEDLKARGGEPNYIEGILEGGVAGGAEGGEAGEGGDAEADPLYDQAVEIVLKNRRASISLVQRHLRIGYNRAARLLEQMEQSGMVSAMGSNGNREILVPHREAD encoded by the coding sequence ATGGCGAAAACCACCTTTACACCCGGCGCGCCCGCCTTACCGCATCGGATGTCGCGGCTCTTCATCGAAATTCGCTGGCTGATCCAGGTCGCCGTCTCGATTTTCCTGCTGCTGTCGCTCATCAGTTATGACCGGCGCGATCCGGCGTGGACGCATGCCGCCCATGTCGACCATATCGCGAACTGGGGCGGCCGCGTCGGCGCCTGGACCGCCGATATGCTGTTATTGCTTTTCGGCGTCTCGGCGTACTGGCTGCTGCTGTACGTCGCACGGCGCGTCGCGAAGAACTATCGACGCATCAGCGGCCATCCGCTGATGTCCTCGGCGCCGGTCGCGGACGATTCGGCCGCGCATTCGCACGGACGAATCGGTCCGATCGCGGAGGTGTTGTCCTTTGCCTTGGTTGTCCTGTCCAGCGTCGGCCTCGAGGCGATGCGGATGTGGTCCTTGTCGATCCCGCTGCCGCGGGCGCCGGGCGGCGTGCTCGGCGATGTGGTGGCGCACGCCGTTCAGGGCGCGCTGGGTTTCACGGGCGGCACGATGGTGCTGTTGCTGATGCTGGCCATCGGCTTGTCGCTGTTTTTCCAGTTTTCCTGGCTCAGCGTCTGCGAACGGGTAGGTGGCGCGATCATCTCCGGTGTGACGTTGGCGCGGCTGCGTCACGAGGCCGGGCGCGACCGCAAGGCGGGCGAGGCCGCGGCGACGCGCCGCGAGGACAAGGTGGTGCGCAGTCGGGCGAAAGTCGAGGATCACGAGCCGATCCAGATCGTGCCGCCGGCGCCGGCGCCGCGTTCCGAGCGAGCGGAACGCGAAAAGCAGGTGCCGTTGTTCACCGATCTTCCCGGCGACGGCACCTTGCCGGCATTGGCGCTGCTGGACGCGCCGGGAGCCGCGCAAGAGACGGTCTCCGACGATACGCTCGAATATACATCCCGCTTGATCGAGAAGAAGTTGAAGGACTTCGGCATCGAGGCGGCCGTGATGGCGGCCTATCCGGGCCCGGTCGTCACGCGCTACGAAATCGAGCCGGCCACGGGCGTCAAGGGCAGTCAAATCGTCAATCTGGCGAAGGACCTGGCGCGTTCGCTGTCGCTGACATCGATTCGCGTGGTCGAGACGATTCCGGGCAAGAACTTCATGGCGCTCGAATTGCCGAACCCACGGCGGCAGACGGTACGCCTCTCGGAAATCCTGGGCTCGGATGTCTACAACGCCGCCGGTTCGATGTTGACGATGGGGCTCGGCAAGGATATCGGCGGCAAGCCGGTGGTGGCCGACCTCGGGAAAATGCCGCACTTGCTGGTGGCGGGTACGACCGGCTCCGGTAAATCGGTCGGGATCAATGCAATGATCCTGTCCCTGTTGTACAAGGCCAGCGCCGAACAGGTGCGGATGATCCTGATCGATCCGAAGATGCTAGAAATGAGCATCTACGAGGGCATCCCGCATCTGCTCTGTCCGGTCGTGACCGATATGAGTCAGGCCGGTCATGCGCTGAATTGGACCGTTGCGGAGATGGAGCGCCGCTACAAGCTGATGAGCAAGCTCAGCGTGCGCAACCTCGCCGGCTACAACAACAAGATCGACGAGGCGGACAAGAAGGGCGAGAAGATCGGCAATCCGTTCTCGCTGACCCCGGACGCACCGGAACCGTTGTCGAAATTGCCGTCGATCGTCGTCGTCATCGACGAATTGGCCGACCTGATGATGGTGGTCGGGAAGAAGGTCGAGGAATTGATCGCCCGTATCGCGCAGAAGGCGCGCGCCGCCGGTATCCACTTGATTCTCGCGACGCAGCGGCCGTCGGTGGACGTGATCACCGGCCTGATCAAGGCCAACGTCCCGACGCGGATCGCGTTCCAGGTGTCGTCGAAGATCGACTCGCGCACCATTCTGGACCAGCAGGGTGCCGACACCTTGTTGGGAATGGGCGATATGCTGTACTTACCGCCGGGCTCGGGCCTGCCGGTGCGCGTGCATGGTGCTTTCGTCTCCGACGAGGAAGTGCACCGTGTGGTCGAGGACTTGAAAGCCCGCGGAGGAGAACCCAACTATATCGAGGGCATCCTCGAAGGCGGGGTTGCCGGTGGTGCGGAAGGGGGCGAGG